A part of Microbulbifer salipaludis genomic DNA contains:
- a CDS encoding choice-of-anchor D domain-containing protein, which produces MAAVFLLGAVGSMQAKTETIYADNFSNGDISDWSTTGNVDVHDGSLMRLRGTSSASRALSTAGYSAVSVSLTLAASSLENGEFCYGEISTDGGSSWTTAVTVANGDDNGTPFSANSAPAGIDNNTAVQLRFRGTGSTTGDYCYGHQALVSGTGGAPTAPDINVPGSVTFASIAPGNSTSQSITVSNEGSAALVISNTSAPAAPFNLASNNCTTIAAGASCTIAVSFSPTVEGNFSSSITLSSNDPDEPSVSVSLFGSASEGGGSVEDFDPLTGSGNVSRTALTMNTLLNGSDPGSLVDFSHYALPAEAAMPGNQFEGSLELFGEASGGAFDEHKDTFRYTGTQDATRKHLPEFNFEFVQTGSHIVPRERGSIPSAHPEWEYVLTPGRVWNENGDAGYSRVALPFALQQKNANCMHNGVMSFLFKDDGSTSDVTYQIASETCLYYQFDMWGQLSASYTPGTVANSTALVSAYQAEVAARMPTKPLSALAQDYPGTNPAAFATPDGKDPAAISLVGFVIDGTHYVGGCSTRQGAYPYCEALVVPSYSSAKSVFAGGALMRLEQKYPGTFNQSIGSYISECNTNGNWNDVTFGNALDMGTGNYKLASYMSDEGASHTNDLFLPEDHASKISYSCTEYPRKAAPGTQWVYHTSDTYILGTAMNAYVKGIEGSSSDIFQDILIDEVLAPLGVSPTAEFTRRTYDSVQQAFTGWGLMWLRDDVAKIGSFFADSASQTTLNQAQLDAALQRDASDRGLEPLTDYKYNNGFWAHEISSNISGCSNPLWLPFMSGYGGISVLILPNNSLYYYFGDDDQYKWMEAAQEAHSIRSLCQ; this is translated from the coding sequence GTGGCTGCCGTTTTTCTGCTGGGCGCGGTCGGCTCCATGCAGGCAAAGACCGAAACCATCTACGCCGACAATTTCAGTAATGGCGACATCAGTGACTGGAGCACAACCGGAAATGTCGATGTGCACGATGGTTCCCTGATGCGTTTGCGCGGCACTTCCAGTGCAAGCCGCGCGTTATCAACTGCCGGTTATTCGGCAGTTTCGGTATCCCTCACCCTGGCTGCCAGTTCACTGGAAAATGGAGAGTTCTGCTACGGGGAAATATCCACCGACGGCGGCAGCAGCTGGACCACAGCGGTGACCGTCGCTAACGGAGACGATAACGGCACACCATTCAGTGCCAACAGCGCGCCTGCCGGCATCGATAACAATACCGCCGTGCAGTTGCGCTTCCGCGGCACCGGCTCGACCACAGGCGATTACTGCTACGGTCACCAGGCGCTGGTCAGCGGCACGGGTGGTGCGCCAACAGCACCCGACATCAATGTACCGGGCAGCGTAACCTTCGCGAGCATTGCTCCGGGCAACAGCACTTCACAATCAATTACTGTGTCCAATGAGGGCTCGGCGGCATTGGTGATCAGCAATACCAGTGCGCCGGCGGCGCCGTTCAACCTGGCCAGTAATAACTGCACAACGATTGCCGCGGGCGCCAGCTGCACCATCGCTGTGAGTTTCTCGCCCACCGTCGAGGGAAATTTCAGTAGTAGCATCACACTTTCATCCAACGACCCGGACGAGCCCAGTGTTTCCGTCAGCCTTTTCGGCAGCGCCAGTGAGGGTGGTGGCAGCGTCGAGGATTTTGATCCACTCACCGGTAGCGGCAATGTTTCCCGAACCGCACTCACCATGAATACCCTGCTTAATGGCAGCGATCCAGGCAGCCTTGTGGATTTCTCTCACTACGCCCTTCCGGCGGAAGCGGCCATGCCCGGCAACCAGTTTGAAGGCAGCCTGGAGTTGTTTGGCGAAGCCAGCGGCGGCGCCTTTGATGAGCACAAGGATACCTTCCGCTATACCGGCACCCAGGACGCCACCCGTAAACACCTGCCGGAATTCAATTTCGAGTTTGTGCAGACTGGCAGCCATATCGTGCCCCGTGAACGCGGGTCTATTCCCAGCGCCCATCCGGAATGGGAATACGTGCTGACACCGGGGCGCGTGTGGAACGAGAACGGCGATGCCGGTTACAGCCGCGTGGCACTGCCGTTTGCGCTACAGCAGAAAAATGCCAACTGCATGCACAATGGCGTGATGAGTTTCCTGTTCAAGGATGATGGCTCTACCTCCGATGTGACCTACCAGATTGCCAGCGAAACCTGCCTCTACTACCAGTTTGATATGTGGGGACAGCTCTCGGCCAGCTATACCCCTGGTACGGTTGCGAACAGCACGGCGCTGGTGAGTGCGTATCAAGCGGAAGTTGCTGCACGCATGCCCACCAAACCGCTGAGTGCGCTCGCGCAGGATTACCCCGGCACCAACCCAGCGGCCTTCGCCACTCCGGACGGCAAGGACCCCGCGGCCATCTCACTGGTCGGTTTCGTCATTGATGGTACCCATTATGTGGGCGGCTGTAGTACGCGCCAGGGGGCCTACCCCTATTGTGAGGCGCTGGTGGTACCGTCCTACTCCAGCGCAAAATCCGTATTCGCAGGCGGTGCGCTGATGCGCCTGGAGCAGAAATACCCGGGTACGTTCAATCAATCTATCGGCAGCTACATCAGTGAATGCAACACCAATGGCAATTGGAATGACGTAACCTTTGGCAACGCGCTCGACATGGGCACCGGCAACTACAAACTCGCCAGTTACATGAGTGATGAAGGGGCAAGCCATACCAATGACCTGTTCCTGCCGGAAGACCACGCCAGCAAGATCAGCTACAGCTGCACGGAATATCCTCGCAAGGCGGCCCCCGGTACCCAGTGGGTGTACCACACATCTGATACCTACATTCTGGGCACCGCGATGAATGCGTATGTGAAGGGCATCGAGGGCAGTAGCAGCGATATTTTTCAGGATATTCTGATTGATGAGGTACTGGCACCTCTGGGCGTCAGCCCCACCGCCGAATTCACCCGTCGCACCTACGACAGCGTTCAGCAGGCGTTTACCGGCTGGGGCCTGATGTGGCTGCGGGACGACGTGGCGAAAATCGGTAGCTTTTTTGCGGATAGTGCCAGCCAAACCACACTCAACCAGGCACAACTGGATGCCGCGCTTCAGCGCGATGCCAGTGACCGGGGCCTGGAGCCGCTGACCGATTACAAGTACAACAACGGCTTCTGGGCCCATGAAATCAGCAGCAACATCAGTGGTTGCAGCAACCCGCTGTGGCTACCGTTTATGTCCGGTTACGGCGGCATCTCGGTGCTGATCCTGCCCAACAACTCGCTGTATTACTACTTCGGAGA
- a CDS encoding transporter substrate-binding domain-containing protein, translating to MDTLPVIERSLPGGRGLTGVVGMLLVVLLTACGGERAAQVPAAGELEPVATDSVEAEAEEEEVLPAFENYVERGDLEAIKARGTLRLLAPLGLEEESLPRDGLPTGEWRALAEKFAHQRGLEPQWVYVDNFAQLIPALTDGRGDLIAVNFSRTPERAQQVAFTRPLEYVQEQLITRRAADTDQGEFQVALRKGSAFAETLQQQSTESRVLTPRFLEGPVTQDELLEGVMKGTFDATVIDSNLAEVLLADYPGLQAEDLRDSRRAIAWAVRRDSQKLERALNEYFTEQHLIAAQRRASALRDWDDIQQTRTLRVLTRNHPASYFMWRGELMGFDYELLQRFARDHGLRLSMVVPGPDVDLAEALAAGQGDLIAASLTVTDARKAQGLVFTRPYMQVTEQLVTAVDNLPDNDSHSDGVDAVAAVPVAQRLNGKTVAVNPFSSYYTNLTGLLASAQEPVDLLPVAGATTEQLIDAVAEGRYDYTVVDSHLVAIEQTYRDDFGVVGDISGERDIAWAVRGDQPRLLEQLNGFLNKYDRGLFFNVTYNKYFRENKRLEKKQRERLRDTSMLSPYDSLVRKYAQPADKDWRMVVSQMYQESRFNPRARSFAGARGLMQVMPRTARQMGISGLYEPENSIRAGVAYMGWLEERFPRSLPFDQKIYFTLAAYNAGHGHVRDARVLAEQLGKDPNRWFDNVEEAMLLLSKPEYYKKARFGYVRGREPVNYVREIRDRYFGYLSVARQERLSEQSL from the coding sequence ATGGATACTTTGCCAGTGATCGAAAGAAGTCTGCCCGGCGGCCGGGGGCTGACCGGTGTGGTTGGCATGCTGCTTGTGGTGCTGCTCACTGCCTGTGGCGGCGAGCGGGCAGCGCAGGTACCGGCTGCAGGAGAGCTGGAGCCTGTGGCCACGGATTCTGTGGAAGCCGAGGCCGAGGAGGAAGAAGTACTGCCAGCGTTTGAAAACTACGTGGAGCGCGGAGACCTGGAAGCCATCAAGGCACGCGGGACACTACGCTTGCTGGCGCCGCTGGGGCTGGAAGAAGAATCGCTGCCGCGGGATGGCTTGCCCACGGGCGAGTGGCGGGCACTCGCGGAAAAATTTGCGCACCAACGCGGGCTCGAGCCCCAGTGGGTATATGTGGATAACTTTGCGCAGCTGATCCCCGCGTTGACGGATGGGCGCGGCGATCTCATTGCGGTGAACTTTTCCCGTACACCGGAGCGGGCCCAGCAGGTCGCCTTCACGCGACCATTGGAATATGTGCAGGAGCAACTGATTACCCGCCGCGCTGCCGATACCGATCAGGGCGAGTTTCAGGTGGCGCTGAGAAAAGGCAGTGCCTTTGCCGAAACGTTGCAGCAGCAGAGCACGGAATCCCGGGTGCTCACCCCGCGCTTTCTCGAGGGGCCGGTGACTCAGGATGAACTGCTCGAAGGCGTGATGAAAGGTACGTTTGATGCCACCGTTATCGACAGCAACCTCGCGGAAGTACTGCTCGCAGACTACCCCGGCCTGCAGGCCGAGGACCTGCGAGACAGCCGCCGCGCCATCGCCTGGGCGGTGCGCCGGGATAGCCAGAAGCTCGAGCGGGCACTGAATGAATATTTTACCGAACAGCACCTGATCGCCGCCCAGCGACGGGCCAGTGCCCTGCGTGACTGGGACGACATTCAGCAAACCCGCACCCTGCGTGTGCTGACCCGCAATCATCCCGCGTCCTATTTCATGTGGCGTGGCGAGTTGATGGGGTTTGATTATGAATTGTTGCAGCGCTTCGCCCGCGACCATGGCCTGCGGCTCAGTATGGTGGTGCCTGGCCCGGATGTGGATCTGGCCGAAGCGCTGGCCGCGGGGCAGGGCGATTTGATTGCGGCGTCGCTGACGGTGACAGACGCGCGTAAAGCGCAGGGGCTGGTATTTACCCGGCCCTATATGCAGGTGACCGAACAGCTGGTAACCGCGGTGGACAACCTGCCGGATAACGATAGCCATAGCGACGGCGTGGATGCAGTCGCTGCAGTACCGGTCGCCCAGCGGCTCAACGGCAAGACCGTTGCGGTCAATCCGTTCAGTAGCTATTACACCAACCTGACCGGGTTGCTGGCCTCCGCGCAGGAGCCGGTGGATCTTTTGCCCGTAGCAGGTGCCACCACCGAGCAGTTGATTGATGCCGTGGCGGAAGGCCGTTACGACTACACCGTGGTGGATTCCCACCTGGTGGCCATTGAGCAGACCTACCGTGACGATTTCGGGGTGGTGGGGGATATTTCCGGCGAGCGGGATATTGCCTGGGCGGTGCGCGGGGACCAGCCGCGCTTGCTGGAGCAGCTGAACGGCTTCCTCAACAAGTACGACCGCGGACTGTTTTTCAACGTCACCTACAACAAATACTTCCGCGAAAATAAACGCCTTGAAAAAAAGCAGCGCGAGCGCCTGCGGGATACCAGCATGCTGTCGCCCTACGATTCGCTGGTGCGCAAATACGCGCAGCCTGCCGACAAGGACTGGCGCATGGTGGTGTCGCAGATGTATCAGGAGAGCCGCTTCAACCCGAGAGCGCGGTCATTCGCCGGCGCCCGCGGCCTGATGCAGGTGATGCCGCGCACCGCGCGGCAAATGGGCATCAGCGGGCTGTATGAGCCGGAAAACAGTATTCGTGCGGGGGTCGCCTATATGGGATGGCTGGAGGAGCGTTTTCCCCGCAGCCTGCCGTTCGACCAGAAGATCTACTTTACCCTGGCAGCCTACAACGCCGGACATGGTCACGTGCGGGACGCCCGCGTACTCGCCGAGCAGCTGGGCAAAGACCCGAATCGCTGGTTCGATAATGTTGAAGAGGCGATGCTGCTGTTATCCAAGCCGGAGTATTACAAAAAAGCTCGCTTTGGTTACGTACGGGGACGGGAGCCGGTGAATTACGTGCGGGAGATCCGCGACCGCTACTTCGGTTACCTGTCCGTAGCGCGGCAGGAGCGGTTGTCCGAACAGTCCCTGTAG
- a CDS encoding transglutaminase domain-containing protein, with amino-acid sequence MRWIAILAVMMQVGCAGSHQVAATVVPEMDTAAVMETVLKQNLNKQSWPQATKGELEDSDVLHAQDLLTLTPEMQAFVDSIDPSLSPSRRFRRMVRTLKSEGFELEYDLDTTTTAAEAFAQRRGNCISFAALIVALAREVGLEAHFNQVEVPVEQRATTGGRGRALVQNILHINAEVTFGWTVRVFEFNFEPRPDFPHHRLEDKTVQALYLNNRALELAKTKQWDGALSMLSEAITLTPATSLLWNSLGYIHRQTGNLQLAEISYTQALALDSDNHAARNNLRRVNKLQSERGLSQIAERADRQEQGS; translated from the coding sequence ATGCGATGGATAGCGATATTGGCGGTGATGATGCAGGTTGGCTGCGCTGGCAGTCATCAGGTCGCGGCGACCGTGGTGCCGGAGATGGACACGGCAGCAGTCATGGAGACCGTGCTGAAGCAAAACCTGAACAAGCAAAGCTGGCCCCAGGCAACGAAGGGCGAACTCGAAGACAGCGATGTATTACATGCCCAGGACCTGCTGACACTGACCCCGGAAATGCAGGCGTTCGTGGACTCGATAGACCCCTCCCTGTCTCCCTCGCGGCGCTTTCGGCGCATGGTGCGCACGCTGAAGAGCGAAGGGTTCGAACTGGAGTACGACCTGGACACGACCACCACCGCGGCGGAGGCGTTTGCGCAGCGCCGGGGCAACTGTATTTCCTTTGCCGCACTGATTGTGGCACTGGCACGGGAGGTGGGGCTTGAGGCACACTTCAATCAAGTGGAAGTCCCAGTGGAACAGCGTGCGACCACGGGTGGGCGCGGCAGGGCACTGGTGCAGAATATTTTGCACATCAATGCGGAAGTGACTTTCGGCTGGACCGTACGGGTATTCGAGTTCAACTTCGAGCCGCGCCCGGATTTCCCCCATCACCGTCTGGAAGATAAAACCGTGCAGGCGCTCTACCTGAACAACCGCGCTCTGGAACTGGCCAAGACCAAACAGTGGGACGGAGCGCTGTCCATGCTGTCGGAGGCGATTACACTCACACCGGCGACCAGCCTGTTGTGGAACAGTCTTGGCTATATTCACCGGCAAACCGGCAACCTGCAACTGGCTGAAATCAGTTACACCCAGGCACTCGCCCTCGACAGTGACAATCACGCAGCGAGAAATAATCTGCGCCGGGTGAACAAACTGCAAAGCGAGCGCGGCCTGTCGCAAATAGCGGAGCGCGCCGACCGGCAAGAGCAGGGCTCATGA
- a CDS encoding DUF3574 domain-containing protein yields the protein MHSTRMKNLVAALTMAALTACGNQAIQHCQAGESLQFHDLLYFGTERGEQRPVTDAEWAAFVQEVLTVHFPDGLTVLSGTGQWTSGTGDIVRERSHVLSLVHTGNTESEASITTLINTYKTRFDQESVLRVRSAACVAFR from the coding sequence ATGCACAGTACACGCATGAAAAACCTGGTGGCCGCGCTCACCATGGCGGCACTGACAGCCTGCGGCAACCAGGCAATACAACACTGTCAGGCGGGAGAATCCCTGCAGTTCCACGACCTGCTGTATTTCGGCACCGAGCGCGGTGAACAACGGCCGGTGACCGACGCGGAATGGGCCGCGTTTGTGCAAGAGGTGCTGACGGTGCATTTCCCGGATGGGCTCACGGTACTCTCCGGAACCGGCCAGTGGACATCGGGCACCGGGGATATCGTGCGCGAGCGGAGCCATGTGCTATCTCTGGTACACACCGGCAACACCGAGAGCGAAGCCTCCATCACCACACTGATCAATACCTACAAAACCCGTTTCGACCAGGAGTCGGTGTTGCGGGTACGCAGCGCTGCCTGCGTTGCTTTCCGTTAA